The Priestia koreensis genomic interval GGCTCTTCTTGTACCTCTTCTTCTTGAAGGATATAATCTGATTCTCTTGCCGTGCTTTGCTGTTCACCGTATAACCCCGCAATCGATAAATCTGCTACCACCTGTAAGCAATCTGCAGAAGGTAAGTCGTAATCAAACGACTCAATCGCAACAAATACTTGATCGACACTTTGGATTCGATTACGTGGAATGGTAATATCAACTGGAAAGTAATACGTAAATTCATTTGTTCCGTCCTCACGAGTATGAACGTCTTCTACCTGTTTTCCATGTGTATATTCACGCAAAGATGCTTCGAAGTCTTCATCATATTTTTCATATTCCCCGGTTAAAGTTAATGCTCCACGGATGGAAACATATTGCTCATATTCATGAATAGCGATTTCTGGATCAAGTGAGACAGACATAAGCTGCGCCACTTCCTGTCCTTTTTGAAACCATACAGATTCTTCAACAGAAAAATGCAAAGACGATTGATTATCTTGTGACAATGTATGCTCCTCCTTTCAAAAACACATCGACAAATAGCGGTGTCATTAAAGATGTATGAAAAAAGAATGGCATTTATTACTTTCTTTTAAAAATAAGAAGGTAAAATAACAAAAGCATCGCAGTCGCTGCGATGCTTTTTTCTTATCCCCGGATAACCGCGAACGCTTTTTCAGCTGCTTGAATGGTTTTTTCAATATCTTCATCACTATGTGAAGTAGATAAGAATAATCCTTCAAACTGAGATGGTGGCAAGAACACGCCGTTATGAGCCATTTCACGATAGTACGTCGCAAAATACTCAAGGTTTGACGTTTTCGCTTTTTCGTAGTTCACTACGTCTTCATTTGTGAAGAAGAAGCCAATCATTGAACCCGCGCGATTAATCGTATGCGGAATGTCATATTTTTCAGCCGCTGCTTTGAAGCCTTCTTCTAAACGATCTGCTTTACGTCCGAACTCTTCATATGATTGAGGTGTAAGCTGACTTAACGTTTCGTACCCCGCTGTCATTGCTAACGGATTTCCTGAAAGAGTTCCAGCTTGGTAAATCGGCCCGCTTGGCGCGATTTGCTGCATGATTTCTGCTTTTCCGCCGTAAGCTCCTACCGGTAGACCTCCACCGATTACTTTTCCAAGACATGTTAAGTCTGGTGTCACACCGAAATAACCCTGTGCACATGTATAATCAACACGGAATCCAGTCATCACCTCATCAAAAATAAGTAATGATTGATAATTAGTTGTAATTTCACGAAGTCCTTCTAGGAAACCAGGCTGTGGCGGAACAACGCCCATGTTTCCAGCAACAGGCTCAACAATTACTCCTGCAATATCAGTACCAAACTGTTCGAATGCGTATTGAACGCTTTCTAAATCATTGTACGGAACGGTAATAGTGTTGCTTGCAATTCCTTCTGGAACACCAGGGCTATCTGGAAGTCCTAAAGTTGCTACTCCTGAACCGGCTTTAATTAATAACGAATCACCGTGACCATGATAGCACCCTTCAAATTTTAAAATCTTGTTGCGGCCTGTATATCCGCGCGCAAGACGTAGAGCGCTCATTGTCGCTTCTGTTCCTGAGTTTACCATACGTACTACTTCAATAGACGGAACGCGTTCAATAACGAGCTTTGCGAGTTTATTTTCGATTAAAGTCGGTGCACCAAAGCTTGTCCCAAGCTCTGTTACCTTTTTCAATGACTCTACAACACGATCATTAGCATGACCATGAATTAACGGTCCCCATGAAAGAACATAGTCGATGTATTCATTTCCATCGATATCATAGATTTTAGAACCTTTCCCGCGCTCCATAAAGATTGGATCAATATCCACTGACTTAAAGGCACGAACAGGGCTATTTACTCCACCTGGCATTAATTGCTGTGCTTCTAGAAAAGCTGCTTTTGATTTTTCGTAGCTTGGCATTGTCATGCTCCTTCCAAATTCGCTTTTTTCTACTTATTAGTTTATCGTTGTTTCCATTACTTCCACAAGTTTCAAGAGATACTTTGCGCTTAAAACGCTGACTTAAGCAGATCGTGCTGCTTTTAGTACGATCTGCTTAAGCCTAGAAAGCTAGAGAGTACCCTACCCTCCAGCTCTCTAAGTTTGTTATCTCGTTAACCAGCGAGCAGCATCTTTCGCATGATACGTAATGATAATATCTGCACCTGCACGCTTCATTCCAGTCAATGTTTCAAGAACGATTTGTTCCTCGTTAATCCAGCCTCTTTCAGCTGCCGCTTTAATCATAGAATACTCACCGCTTACGTTATAAGCAACAACCGGCAAGTTAAAGTTGTTTTTCACGTCGCGCATAATATCTAAATAAGAAAGAGCGGGCTTCACGATTAAGAAGTCTGCACCCTCTTCTACGTCAGATTCTGCTTCGCGTAGAGCTTCTAGACGGTTTGCTGGGTCCATTTGGTATGTTTTACGATCTCCGAATTGTGGCGTAGAATTCGCCGCATCACGGAACGGACCATAATAAGCAGAAGAATATTTCACTGCATAAGACATGATTGGGATATCTTCGTATCCAGCATTGTCTAAGCCCTCACGAATGGCTGCTACGAAACCGTCCATCATGTTTGATGGCGCAATGATATCTGCACCTGCTTTTACTTGGCTAACCGCTGTACGAGCTAATAAGTCAAGTGACGGATCGTTTAGGATTTTTCCATTCTCCACTACGCCACAGTGACCATGATCTGTATACTCACATAGACACGTATCTGCAATAATTAAAAGCTCTGGAAACTTTTCTTTAATAACGCGAATCGCTTCTTGTGTAATTCCATGATCATGATACGCACCGCTACCGACAGCGTCTTTTTCATCGGGAACCCCAAATACCATCACAGATTGAATGCCAAGATCCACAACTTCTTGAATTTCTTCGTGAATACGATCAAGTGAAAATTGGTATACGGCTGGCATAGATGCTACAGCGTTCTTTTTATTTTCTCCTTCTACGACAAACACAGGATACACAAAATCTTCTACGTGTAGATGTGTTTCACGTACCATCGAGCGAAGTGCTGATGAATTACGTAATCGACGATGACGTTTAAACTGTAAGTCTTTCATAAGTATTGCCTCCTCTAAAACGGTTCATTCGAAAGCCGATCCACTAATAGATGAATCATGCCTTCTGTCGTATATTCCTGAGGTGTCAAACACCTCGTAAATCCTACTTTTTTTGCGGTCCTTTCTGTAATAGGACCGATACAAACAATGATACACCTCTTAGATTGTTCCTTCCAATCAACTGCTTGAAGGAGCTCCGTAAAGAAGCGAACGCTTGATGAGCTCGTAAACGTAACGGCATCAATCTCGCCGCTTTTCATCACCGTTACTAGCTCCTCTTTTACTTCTTCATTTGGAACCGTCTCATACACAACAAGGTCACATGTCTCGATTTCATGCTCCTTTAAACC includes:
- the hemB gene encoding porphobilinogen synthase translates to MKDLQFKRHRRLRNSSALRSMVRETHLHVEDFVYPVFVVEGENKKNAVASMPAVYQFSLDRIHEEIQEVVDLGIQSVMVFGVPDEKDAVGSGAYHDHGITQEAIRVIKEKFPELLIIADTCLCEYTDHGHCGVVENGKILNDPSLDLLARTAVSQVKAGADIIAPSNMMDGFVAAIREGLDNAGYEDIPIMSYAVKYSSAYYGPFRDAANSTPQFGDRKTYQMDPANRLEALREAESDVEEGADFLIVKPALSYLDIMRDVKNNFNLPVVAYNVSGEYSMIKAAAERGWINEEQIVLETLTGMKRAGADIIITYHAKDAARWLTR
- the hemL gene encoding glutamate-1-semialdehyde 2,1-aminomutase — its product is MPSYEKSKAAFLEAQQLMPGGVNSPVRAFKSVDIDPIFMERGKGSKIYDIDGNEYIDYVLSWGPLIHGHANDRVVESLKKVTELGTSFGAPTLIENKLAKLVIERVPSIEVVRMVNSGTEATMSALRLARGYTGRNKILKFEGCYHGHGDSLLIKAGSGVATLGLPDSPGVPEGIASNTITVPYNDLESVQYAFEQFGTDIAGVIVEPVAGNMGVVPPQPGFLEGLREITTNYQSLLIFDEVMTGFRVDYTCAQGYFGVTPDLTCLGKVIGGGLPVGAYGGKAEIMQQIAPSGPIYQAGTLSGNPLAMTAGYETLSQLTPQSYEEFGRKADRLEEGFKAAAEKYDIPHTINRAGSMIGFFFTNEDVVNYEKAKTSNLEYFATYYREMAHNGVFLPPSQFEGLFLSTSHSDEDIEKTIQAAEKAFAVIRG